The genomic window GCCTGTTTTCAAGTCTATTCTCACTTTCTCAACCAAGGCATGGATAAGGTCCATTCGCTCCAGTGTGTGTTCTACTGATAAAATGTTTGGTGCTAACATGACTATGGCATCCTCTTCATCCCATGCGTTGATTGCGTGTATGACGTTGAAACCTGGCACATCGAACCATTTCATCTCAGACTCATCCTTTGCATATCGAGGGATGATTCCAAGCCTAGGTACTTTTGCTGGGTCCGAACCCACAGGTGAGCCTCCTCCAAATATCATTTCCATGGGGTTCATCCCAATCTGTATGTCGGCAAATATAGCGTATTTGCTGCTAATTCCAAAGTCATGGAGGAAAGAAGGTCTCGTCATGGAAAATATGGGAACATCTGGTTGTTTATTTCCATTTCCATCGAAGTGAAAGTATGTTAGAAATGGAGGGACGGGGCCATATCTGAAAGCAAAGGCCTCCCCTGTCTCCAAGTCTGTCTTGGGGTGAGCAGTCATGCTCATCAGCAGCTTCCCATCAAAATCATGACGACCCAGCGTCTCTATGTCTCCATTTGATGTCAAACGCACAGCGTAGGGTAGATCCGACTCGCCAAGTGCGTACAGTCGGTTGCCAAAATAAGCCAAGCTAGTGTTTGCTAGACCAATACCGTTAGCTGGATTGAATTGGCCAGCTAGAATTCGAACAGCAGACAGAGCGCCGCGAGCTGCGGAGGCAGCGAGTCCATTGAATCCAGAGAAGACATTTGGAAGAAGCGGAGCCCCAGCATCACGCTCCAATGTATACTTGTAAGTCTTGACGTAGCGACTGCAAAGAGTGGCTTTCCCTTGGGAGATCCTGATGGAGTGAAGCATGCCATCCCCATCGAATAAGTGGTAAGGTCCTCGAGGGAGGTACTGAGGATTAGGGCCATTGCGGATGTATGCACCATCAAGGCATGATGGTAGAGATCCTTGGATTACCTCGCACTCAGTTGGAGGTAGTTCATCAACTGGAGCAAAGTTATCACTGAGTACGTATCTAGGATCAACTGATGGCCGGAGCGGAGGGTCTATGAAGTTGTTGATGACGTCTTCCAGTACATTGAACAT from Populus trichocarpa isolate Nisqually-1 chromosome 5, P.trichocarpa_v4.1, whole genome shotgun sequence includes these protein-coding regions:
- the LOC112327632 gene encoding probable carotenoid cleavage dioxygenase 4, chloroplastic, translated to MDASSSSFLSAIQASKLLTGTVAMAIPKSAVTNTPSFLSRHPPPLIVSSVRIEEKTHNSITRPTTSRTSRPASSTTALPAATKSSTTRKYPANDRRVVEPNQPTMMFNVLEDVINNFIDPPLRPSVDPRYVLSDNFAPVDELPPTECEVIQGSLPSCLDGAYIRNGPNPQYLPRGPYHLFDGDGMLHSIRISQGKATLCSRYVKTYKYTLERDAGAPLLPNVFSGFNGLAASAARGALSAVRILAGQFNPANGIGLANTSLAYFGNRLYALGESDLPYAVRLTSNGDIETLGRHDFDGKLLMSMTAHPKTDLETGEAFAFRYGPVPPFLTYFHFDGNGNKQPDVPIFSMTRPSFLHDFGISSKYAIFADIQIGMNPMEMIFGGGSPVGSDPAKVPRLGIIPRYAKDESEMKWFDVPGFNVIHAINAWDEEDAIVMLAPNILSVEHTLERMDLIHALVEKVRIDLKTGIVTRNPVSARNLDFGVINPAYLGKKNRFVYAAIGDPMPKISGVVKLDVSKGERQECTVASRIYGPRCYGGEPFFVAREPENPEAEEDDGYVVSYVHDEMAGESRFLVIDARSPDLDIVAAVKLPRRVPYGFHGLFVKESDLKNL